GCTTACTTCTCACTCCTCTAGTAAGACACTGCTTGTCTCTATTCACTGTGCTGTTTCAGGAATGCTAATGTCTCCTGATGCAGTCAGGGTCATGTTAAAACCAAGCAGTAAAAGTGCATACTCAAAAAAGGCAGCAGAAAGAGGTTTTAAGAGCTAGTTTTGGTGCAAACAAGTTGGTTTCCCTTTTCTTGCTGGTTAAAAGTGACAGCCCTGATGGCTATAAACTGCTGTTTCATTGGACATAGGAGTCCAAGAGCAGTTCTGTATTGTgcagattcacagattttaaggtctGACTTCCTGCAGAATACAGGCCACTGAACTACCCAGTAGCTCCTGTatagagcccaataacttgtaggACAGAACTTATCTGTTTGGACACTCACAGTGGCATGGTGCAGAGTTAGAATTTCAATTTAGAGATGCAATCAGGGAGGCAGGGAAGAATGAGCCTTATGCTTTTGATCCAGTGCAGGCAGAAGAACTGGAAGCAGACGAGCTCTCTgtgcagagacagacagagaaCACATAGTGCAAAGCAGAAACACTAAATACATCTGAGGTCTTGGGAGGAAAACTTCAgcaggcagcagtgtgtgtggtggggagaaagCAGCAGAGGGATGCTGTGTATTTGCGTGGAGGGAGGATGGTGTAATagcaggaacccaggagtccgagcTCCTGGCCTCCTCTGCTATAAATACTAGAGGACTCCCACTGGATGCAGGAATGGAACAAAAGAGTCCTGACCACCagacccctgttctaaccactagataatTGTTCCCCACAGCACTCCCCACAGAACCCAGCAGTCCCCACTCTATCCCATTCAAACACAATCCCTCCAGATAGTGGCAGCAGAATCCAATAGTCCTGACACACTTGCTCCAGACACTATATTGCTCCAAACACTATATAGCTCTCCATCACTGCGCTTGGAACAGAATCAAGGAATCCTGACTCCtacttccccccacaccccaggctCTAACTACTAGATCACACTCCCCAAGGGCTGGCAATAAAACCTAGGACTGGGCCTAGGTAGGCTTGTAAACTCTGTCAGATGAACAGCTGCACCTAAGAGTTTATAAGCTCTGCTGGCACGTACAAGAGGCCCTGTATGTGAGCAGCCATCCCATGCCAACGGTTCACTGTACCACTGGTGAGCGCTCACTCTCCTCTCAGCccagacacacagacagatggTAATTAGTGTCAGCCCTTTCCATAGGGCTGTTCCTCTGTCCCGGTGTAGATGGCGACAAGATAGAGTATCAGAACCAGTGACACAGTAGCTCCAAtcttcaggaaagacagaaagagGATTAAAAATAATCTGAGAGTAGCCCATGGCCTTCCCTTTCATCTGTTCACTTGTCCCAACCACATAATAGTCATTCTAATACATGGTCATTAACAATAAGTGtactaataaattataataaatcaAAGAAAACAGTAAAGATAATAACTAGTCTAGAATAACAAACAAGATTAAAGTGATGGGAAAGATCAGAATGAACAGTAAATACCTTACTAATATTAAATTGTTACTAAGAAGTATAATTGCTAATGGTGAGCAATAAAAATAATGAGGGTAATTCTCAGAATAATTAATAGCTCTTATTTCTACTGGTAATGTAAATGACATTTTACTTTTGAATGAAGGAGACAACTACTCTAATAATCCTAATAAATCATTAATGATCACAAATAGTAAGACAAATCTGGCTAGTTTCCCAGGCAGTGAGgaagctaataataataattataataataataattaatggagatatcccatctcctagaactggaagggaccttgaaagatcatcgagtccagccccctgccttcactagcaggaccaagtacagattttgccccagatccctaagtggccccctcaaggattgaactcacaaccctgggtttagcaggccaatgctcaaaccactgagctatccctcccccccgtgcgGGGATGAGGCAGCTCTGGCAGAGCTaggaaagaaacaaagcaaaacactGACTCAACAGTTCCTGGGACTCTGGGGCCGTGGGGTTCGTGCACTGAAACCCTGCACTGTAACAGGGACCAGAGAATCTTTATCCCCAGTAACAGTCACACTTGTAGTTACAGCAGCTAATGTGGGATAATGGCCCTGTAACGGGTTGTGctcaccaccatggcgcctcctgctgattgctccgggaattagctctgtccatcaGCAGGGTGCCCTCCTCTTGTGGTGTCTCACTCTCAGTCACTGCTTCTCCATCATCTCCACTGTCTGTGGGGACTGGCTTCGCTCCCAGACAGCATCCTCTTCAGGGCAtggccctccggctgtgccccaACTCCGTTGTCtcccccccttctgggggaacCGACAGTCCTTCACCTGGCCTTTCACTgcagcggcgaactgcagcctcTAGTCCACCCTTcgctcaggggcaaactgcagtcctttGGCTGGCCACTTCCTTTGGTGGCCAGTGGGGCAAAGAAGGGgggcaggcccacccactactctgggcccCACCCCGGGGACCATCTAGTTGGCAACCGCtcactgcctctccttcccctctgccactACCTGCTTTCACCTTTTTGGTGACAGTAATGTTCATCCATTTGGGTACATCCATTTGCAAACAGACTGTTAAGGAGTAAGAAAATTAAGTTTGTACAGAATAAATCTTCCCAGGCAATctgaattgctttttaaaaagtagaagttCAAAATTAGTGGATGAAATAAATGCAGCAGAGATCATGTATTTAgattttttgaaacaaaaattataTTGGATTTCATGAAAACTTAATTACAATGTCTTAGACAAAAATATTATCTTATGGTTGGAAGACAGGCTAAAAGACCATAAACAAAAGTAATGATAACCAGTACCCAGTAAGGTACCACAGAGATCAGTGCAGAATCTAGTCTTATTTAAAATTTACATTAATGAGCTGGAAAGGGGAGTAAACATCAGGTTAGCAAACCTGGTAGATAATACTAAATAGGGAATAGCTGCACATGGCCgtgcagaaagagaaaaaaacattaaGGGAGCTAGAGAGAAGAACAAgaagaaaataacaaaatgagaTTTGGCATATAGTTATCATGTACCACCTTGTTGCATTAGCCCAGCTATATGTATTTAGCTCTTTTAAGCCCCGATTTGGAAAGGTGTTTAAAATTAGGTAGGAgcttaagcaccttgctgaaCCAAGGCCTTAGCCTTTTCTCATAAATCAGTCTCTCCAATCCCTGatattttttctctttgctgAACTCCCTTCCGCTATAATGTGGTGCTCAAAGCTGGATGCAGTCTTTCAGGTGTGCTTGAACAACAGCTGTACCGAGAGGAACTCTCTGCTCCATGCCTTTCTTTATGCTGCTCTAAACTGGCCTTTTTTACTACTATATCACCTTGCAAGGTCGTGTCTAGATTGTTGCTCCCTCTCACCCCTACTGCCCATTATATatttgtttcagattttttttcacatgcattagtttgcatttttccaAGCTGATTCTTATTTGGTTAGTTTACGACCATGTTTCTAATCTCTTTAGGTCCCTGTGATAGGTCTTACCCCCCATCACCTGCCAGGCTAGCAAATGCACCCAATTAGTCAGGCTTTGCATCTGTCATGGGGCTCTCCATGGAACTCTCCCATTGCCATAGGtgcatcttcactaaagtgctacagtggcaccgctgcagctttttaagtgtagatctgccctcagTCAGCACCTGTTTAGATCTAGAGTAATTCCATTAACTCTCAGGGACTTATTTTGCATTTACATaaatgtaacagagcagaatttgcctgTTCTAatgcaaaaaaatcattttaaaacaggaaaaatgcTATAGCTGTTTCCACCAGTGGTTCTCCAGCTGTGACCGGTGGAGAGCAGGCTGGGCACATACATACGTGCTAAGTTCTGTGCAGCTCCACATGGAACATTTCTCAACAGTGAGAAAAAGTCACTGATTTCCCCTTCGGGGGTCCCCCAaatagggttaccacctttgaaatgcaaaaaccccggcacccctctgccccccgcaaGGCAAGCCGGCCGCAATTCCAACCCCAAACCATAAGGCAACTCTGCAACCCTTCACTTCAACCACTAGAGAGATCTAGAGACAGTATCTAGGGAGATAACACATATAGATAAGATTGGTAACATCATTTTCTTTCTTAAACTGTGgcagtgggaacactgcagcaccTTTAGCCgaacacagaaacttttaacgttagatatcccagtgtattgtgatGATAATGCAAATCATTAGACACacgtaaaaaacaaaaacaaaataaaactggcagcttaaattatttttcttgcaaatccataaaaaaaaacctggcCAGGCCGGTCAAATATTGGCCAGGTGGTAACTTTACCCGCAGACCATGATTGCAGGTGAAGGGGCCCTTTTACTGCATATCTCAGCAGAAAGAGGCTGTGGGAGGGAAAGTGGGGAACTGGGTACATGACAGGAGCCAGGGGgaccaggcagggaggaggaagcaGTCAGGTGCtgatggggttggggtgctgtgGAAGATGGATTGTTGGGGGGGAGACTGGAGGGTCAGAGGAGCCTGGGGAAGCTGGAGAGGGCTGTTGGAGGCAGTGGGAGCCTGCAGGTTATTAGGggtgaggcaggattaagtatacctagaccaggggtagtcAGTAGGCGGcctgtgggccaaatctggaccaccagacacttttgaatggaccatgaatctttttatttacttaatgTAATTGTTACTgtagtgtgaaaaatgtttctcggGAGACTGGACCTTGACtttaccttgaccaagaaatctggaccttgccaaaaaataattgactacccctgaccTACACTATTCTTGACAAGGGTTTGTCTAATCTTttcctaaaaacctccaaggacagGGAtcccacaatctccctaggtaacttgctccagtgcttaactatccttagagttagaaagtttttcctaacatccctacttaaatctcctttgctgcaaactaagccaattacttcttgtcctaccctcagtggacatggagaacaattgatcaccattgtGTTTTTAACAAACtcttacatatttgaagactttctTACATTCCCCCACAGCCTTCTCTTTACTAGACTAAATCTACCCAGTTTTTTCAACTTTTCCTAGGAggaaacttttatttttgttgccctcttctggACTCTCACCAGTTTGTTCACATGTTTATTAAAAGTGTGATACCGAAAGCTGAACACAGcactccagctaaggcctcactagtgctgagtgGAATACAACAATTACTTCTGTGTCTCATATACAACAGTCCTGTTAACAGATCCAGGATTACATCtgcctttttcacaacagcatcgaCTCACATTCagtgtgatccactgtaaccttCTTTCCTGCAGCAGTGctgcctagccaattattcccaaTTTTGTATGCATTAGAGTTTTCATTtgtaagtgtagtactttgcacttgtctttattaaatttcattttattgatttcagaccaattctccaatttaccaagatcattttgaattctaatcctgttcttcaaagtgcttgcaatcttctcccagcttggtgtcatccacacattttataagcatactttccactctattatccaagtcattaatgaaaatattgactagtactggatccAGGACAGACCCATGCAAGATCCCACTTCGTATGTCCTTAATTTAACAGCAAATCACCGATAAATACTCTTTAATTATGGTTTATTCAGTTTAGACCACattttccttagtttgcttagaAAAATGTCATGTTGGTCTGTgctaaaagccttactaaaatccagctatatcacatctactgcttccccctagtCACTAGGTCAGTTATCCCAAAGAAAGAAGTTAAAttggtttgttcttgacaaatccatgcttgcTATTACATAGCACCTTTTTATCCCCTAGGTTTAaacaaattaattgtttaataatttggtcCAGTATCTTTATGCTTATTCCCCATCCGATATGGCAGTAAGCTATACTACTATAagtacatttaattaatactcctgggggaattctgtgtcacGATTCAcgtctgaccaggatggtgagagtgactgtgaaatactcagggagattcaagcagctattaaaataaaaaaacctcaataataataataatgagggatttcaattagccccatattgactgggtacatgtcacctcaggacgggatgcagagataaagtttcttgacaccttaaacgactgcttcttggagcagctggtcctggaacccaccagaggagaggcaattcttgatttaatcctaagtggaggacaggatctggtccaagaggtgaatatagctggaccgcttggtaatagtgaccataattaaatttaatatccctgtggcaggaaaaacaccacagcagcccaacacggtagcatttaatttcagaaaggggaactacacaaaaatgaggttagttaaacagaaattaaagggtatagtgccaaaagtgaaatctctgcaagctgcgtggaaactttttaaagacaccataatagaggctcaacttaaatgtataccccaaattaaaaaacatagtaagagaaccaaaaaagatccaccgtggctaaacaacaaagtaaaagaagcagtgagaggcaaaagggcatcctttaaaaagtggaagttaaatcctagtgaggaaaatagaaaggagcataaacactggcaagtgaagtgtaaaaatgcaattaggaaggccaaaaaagaatttgaggaacagttagccaaagactcaaaaagtaatagcaagttttcttttttaaggacatcagaagcaggaaacctgctaaacaaccagtgaggccactggacgagtgaggtgctaaaggaaagattaataagactgggactatttagcttggaaaagagacagctaaggagatatgattgagatctataaaatcatgactttgtagagaaagtggataaggaagtgctgtttactacttctcataacacaagaactaggggtcaccaaatgaaattaataggcagcaggtttaaaacaaataaaaggaagtatttcttcacacaacgcacagtcaacctgtggaactccttgccagaggatgttgtgaaggccaagaccataacagggttcaaaaaagaactagaaaaattcatggaggataggtccatcaatggctattagccagggtgggtaggaatggtgtccctagcctcggtttgccagaagctgggaatgagcgacagggggatggatcacttgatgattgcctgttctgttcattccctctggggcacctggcactggcccctgtcggaggacaggatactgtgctagatggacctttggtctgacccagtagggccattcttatgttctccccGCAGATTTCTTTACTTCCCTGCATCCAGACTCCCCCGcttgctgagccccaaccaccttgacctggacccccctgcagagtcccattgcccctgcacctagaACCTCCCCAACAAGCccatgcatccagatcccccatgCACCCAGACCCCGCACTGAGTCACCCGCACCCAGTTTGGTCCACACAGAACTTTCTCACCCCACACCAAGCCCCTCTACACATGGATCATGCTGGGCTGAGGCTGCCTGCTCACaactggtgcacctggcacagaggggcaagACCCTGGGgagtttctggggcaggcctggcccttgtgctatgtcagggttgggtgcagcctcactgctgagttcctggggagcagggggggctgcagggtgatctcccacctctgtgcagccagcagCCTGTGCTCCTCCTCAGTCCTCACGGCCATGCAGGAGTCTccacattaaaaattctgcaaattctccacaataaataaaatattgtgcacagaatttttattttttggcatagaattccctcaggagtacagTATACTGCACCCCCTGCTAGGCAGGCTGTACTAATTTAATTATACTGATAAAATTAAAATGGTACAACGTTTGTGTGAGAGACCAACCTTTTCTTAAAATTTCCCACCACTGCAGCAACTATTGGAACACTAGTGTAGACCGGCTGCCTGACAGAGATATTTATCCACATCATCTAGACCTGTTGTGACAAAATTCAGGAAAAGAAGGGGCtactggggggcagggaccttGAAGTGCAGAGAATTTTTCAATACATCTGGTATATTTTAACCCTTCCCCTGTAAGTGCTCTCTTTGTATGTGAGGGGCTGAGCTGCACACACACTGATATTGAAAAATTGTACATCACAGTCAAGAACATCATCAACTTCAAGACATCAGCCTATCGTTTTGATCTCCCAGGGCTGCAATTAACACCCGAGATTAAAATCCTGTAATGAACTAAACCAAGCCAAGCCATTCCCGTGTGCAATGAGTTTATTTGGTGCCCTGCCTGCCGGGAGAGGCCATTGCCCAGCCTGACTGGGTAGGTTTTCCACACAagcaagggggggaagggaaacatTTAATGGGGTTGCGATTGTAGCGTCTGGTAGTGAGGGTGGTGGGGGCCATGTCCaggtgctgctggctgggaccGTCAGCAGCATCCACGACGGATGAGCTCGGGGCGCCTCACTCAGTACCAATGAAACCCCGTCGGCCCCGGGAGCTGCAGGGCGGACCCCCGGTCCCTGGTGACCCCCGAGCCACTCCGCCAACGCACCTCCCTCCCCGGGTCTCACCTGCCCCCGCGGGGCCTGGCCCGGTCCCCCCACTCTCCATCCTCACCCCCGCCGTTGCCATGGGATCCTGGCCTCTCGCGCTTAGCCCCGGTTGCCGCCGCTGCCCTTAGCAACTGCACCCGGCACTGAGGACCTGGAGCATTcattggctggtgcctggaacccgCACATGCCTATTGCAAGGTGGCCGTGGGACCACCCCCTTTTGGCTCGTGCCGGGCACCCCGGCGGCGGCTGTGCAGCGGAGGCTCCGACGAGGCGGGGCTGCGGAGGTAGCTCAATGGCCGCGCGGGGAGGGGCAAACAGGCTGGACACAGAGACGCCAGCGTGGGCGGCTGGAGTAGGGTGCGAAAAGCGCATCCCACCCCTACAAAGAGAGCAGGGCCCAGGCGGCGGTGGGGAGGGGCTGTAAACCCAAGACGAGGTACGGGGAGAGCAGGCCAGCTGGGAAGGACACGAACAGGGGTTGGTATAGAAAGTCTCTTGGAGAATAGGAACCTCTCAGCCATGCCCCCGCCCATCACTATCCAGTACAGACTGATCTTCCGCCAGGCTAGACAGCACTCCGGGGGGAAGCATCTCTCTGCAGCACCAAGCAGTCTTAGCCTACAGTATAAGTCCTGGTTCTTCTCTTTATCCTGTCACTGATCTCCCAACTAGGCTTAGCAATGCCCGTTGCTTTTGGAGCCAGCAAAGAGGGATTTCAGTTATTGTGCCCCTCAAGTCAAAGGCAGCGTGTCCTTTTTCCAAAGGGATGAGCACTGACTGGGATCAGCACTTACAGTCTTCACTAGGATGTCACTTGGGCTCAGCATCCCCTTCTCCCTCAGGTATCTCATCAGGCGAGACCGTTTTCTCCAGGTTACCTTCACTCCGTACTCATGCTCTGGGGTATCCTTGACCAGTACAGATGTTAGTTCAAGGCTCTCAGTGGTATCAGCACAGAGATCAAGGCCACTATGTGGATTTGGAGAGAGGGTGTTCATCTGTGGCAGAGTACCACTGCATCCATAGCTTCTCACAGAGGGCAGCTCTGGAGTCCGTAGATCTGGTGGACTGAAGACATCTGGCTCAGCATCCTGGTTAGGAAACTGAGAGGCCCCTTTTCTACAGCTCTTAGGCTTGCCCATTGAGGTACTGGGCTTTGCTGCAGTGCCCCCCTTTGGCTGGATATGGCATGTCTTTGCACAATTCCCTGGGTTACCACAAGAGTCTGAGTACCCTGTTGCTCCAGCATAGGGGTGTGCCTGTGGAGCCTCAAACATTAAAGGAGGAAATTTGCAGACCGTTTGTTTCCGACACACTCCTCCCACATGGAGGAAACCACGACTATCATCCCGGCTATGGAAGCTGTGGGCAACATGGCACTGCTTCTGACATCTCTTGAAGCCTGTTGACACGGTGCTTTCAAACTGTGGAGACACCTGAGAGGCCAAACAGAGatgatgaaaaaatgttttccttcagAGAGGGTGACTCATCAGACTCGCTACTTTCTTCACAAGGCAACCACTATCTACcctactccccacccctgctgcatGTCTTTCTATGTTTGAGAGCTGCCATTTTATTGCTTCCTTGGCAGGAAGTCCAGTCTAATGAGAGAGTTTGTGGCAAAGGAAATCACACTCACTATTCAAATGAGTGAGAAAAACTGGAAGCTCACATATGCTTTTAAAATACAGTTCTACTCCGAAAAGTGACTATATATAAATGCACCTCCTTTCCTAGATATATTCCAAGTCTTGTTTGCTTATTCCAGTGATAAACTAAATCAACTGCTATGTCTATCTCTTATCTAAcagtgagctggattctgttccttccTGTGCATCAACAAAATTGTTTACAAAATTTCAATGAGTTCCACTGAGGCTGTACTGGTTTCTCTAAGGGCAGAATTTTATTTGCAGGACCTTTATGACAGATGATGATGCATAAGTAGTAAAGAACTATGTAGATTCTTGGATCCCAGACTGAGGTTGCAAGACTGTCAGTGTCACACAAAAAATCTTACTGATAAAGTGATCctatttacttatttatatttGTGGCACTCCAGGACTTTCACtgcactgtagcagtgtccacatgggatgttagtgcacagcaagctacAGAACTCTAAGATATTATAAAAGGTAAATAACTTTGTAAGTCTCCATCATGCATTCAAATCCTGAACATTTCCTAagtcaaacagaaaaaaaaatggcagatccctgttccaTTGTTTATTAAAGAATTATGATAGAGATGTATTTATTCTCAAACATGATTCCCACAAGCTTTCCTATTAACTCCCTTTCATTACTGGGTTCTGATAGAAACTTTCCATTTCCTAATATATCTCACTTTCTCCTAGCACCGAGGGGAACCCAGAAACCTGGGTACTAGTTGTGATTGTTGTGGAGTTGCCGTGTATTCAAAGAATACTGATAGGTAACCTAGTTATTGAGAGACTTTATATTATATACCTATACTGTTTTAATTCAGTGGGGACTGCACAGGAAGCCAACACAGTGGCTCCCCAAATAAGAACATCCTGGCATACATTTGAAACAGGGAAAGCTATTGACTTTGAGGATCCTATTCTGTCTCCAGCGAAGCTGCAAGCCTTGTTTTGTCCGGCTGGGAGCCTGGAGATCACAAGGATACCAAACAGGTAAAAGCcctctgagggggagggggttgtctGTTGCCAGAAGGTTGTCCAAGGAGACAACCTGACAAAGAAAGACTCTGCTGAGGAGTCTTTAGGAAGTTAAATCTACCGAGATTCCCATGTGAAAGACACCTGGACGTCCATAGAGTCTGTTTATTATTTTAAGATCTATTTTCTCTTAAATGCTTttgttcaaaataaatatttttaaaaggctgtttgGTAACTGGATACCACGGACATTGGTCCAAGAGGGAGGAAACTGCAAGTACTGAACATAAGTCAGACCTGGTGAGGAAATCACAATCGATACACAGGGGATGGCCactctctatggatagtaattccatgctctaataagaatataacagtagggatctattatcgaccacctgaccaggacagtgatagtgactatgaaatgctatgggagattagagaggctatcaaaataaaaaactcaataatagtgggggatttcaattatccccatattgactgggtacatgtcacctcaggacgaaatgcagagacaaaatttctcaatactttaaatgactgcttcttggagcagctggtacaggaacccacaaggggagaggcaattctcgatttagtcctgagtggagcgcaggatctggtccaagaggtaactataacaggaccgcttggaaatagtgaccataatataacaacatttaacattcctgtcgtgggaagaacacctcagcagcccaacactgtggcatttaatttcagaaaggggaactacgcaataatgaggttagttaaacagaaattaaaggctaggactataacagggtttaaaagagaactagataaattcatggaggctaagtccattaatggctattagccaggatgggtaaggaatggtgtccctagcctctttgtcagagggtggagatggatggcaggagagagatcacttgatcattacctgttaggttcactccctctggggcacctggcattggccactgttggcagacaggacactgggctggatggacctttggtctgacccagtacggccgttcttatgttcagggcCCAGTCTAAGAGTGGGAAAATTGTGTGATTCCatcccaagagaggtgatggcttgAGGTCTGAGAGCTGAGCAGCGATGCACTCAAAAGAGACCAGGGGTGCAGTTAGCTCAGTAACTTTGACACTACTTATTAACTGAATACTCCTCAGACATAGCCAAATAAATCCATTGTAaatttggaaattttccattgttCCAGGTACACACAGATTCTGCCTCCTCTCAGCAACTGTTTTACTCA
The Emys orbicularis isolate rEmyOrb1 chromosome 1, rEmyOrb1.hap1, whole genome shotgun sequence DNA segment above includes these coding regions:
- the LOC135875215 gene encoding RAD9, HUS1, RAD1-interacting nuclear orphan protein 1-like, producing MPPKKKCIRQARKAQLRFLETPREGPTHHYGSPLPLAENPRHVSTKPLDQNASISWVSPQFESTVSTGFKRCQKQCHVAHSFHSRDDSRGFLHVGGVCRKQTVCKFPPLMFEAPQAHPYAGATGYSDSCGNPGNCAKTCHIQPKGGTAAKPSTSMGKPKSCRKGASQFPNQDAEPDVFSPPDLRTPELPSVRSYGCSGTLPQMNTLSPNPHSGLDLCADTTESLELTSVLVKDTPEHEYGVKVTWRKRSRLMRYLREKGMLSPSDILVKTVSADPSQCSSLWKKDTLPLT